The following are from one region of the Trichoderma breve strain T069 chromosome 5, whole genome shotgun sequence genome:
- a CDS encoding rab-GTPase-TBC domain-containing protein, producing MDLSDSVPVAPPLERSVSQQSNVSYRSHRSIRTGKNRAFLNHNHHHLSSSASSIAESDKSLTSFPSFSPELPGTDRFGDDNADHNQLHAAIRQPDRTARVKELSGVGSSIVDSLTWRNSAREALFEDAPLSQTVPGALHKADDKHLERLIARHGAVTLVRQIAGDLAQRDAQIATLRRRADERERALRKIIRECGLSSLELETRLRVVEAELRKNGHFQRDGGGLSDLMSDAMRDTVTEASGTTSSTIRAHASSVPSASGGSPENTKAGTVKGWKDFLWGGTSKKTSSSNRPTVIRSHSSLGQRPPLQDDLFDPPTTPTTTGPGQNSSRPSSIHSANTPERKSIASLTLRLVAGGAVASREAERGRAASSAARTETTRAASAASNQTSRSSRAVSVAGGPKALMAMGRSTPTAASASAKLQTQEVRGSGLGSSPGGSTLRPDNYGPVEMDAILPPESQPPTLTQMYNNYPNSEYLTDRFGFIYDQRRKKRQREASQMAQNIRNGDRREMIGNGNRTGISPNMLGDPPSPKMSVSSDPRPGSPSSQEERASGEEKAKRWQDYLKIATFPTELLSHTPGISATAVSVTEGTDDRASTTSSQRLVERSARSPAITPTESGLVPLASTTTAVDNETTVTQPPSEQQDSTFGTLVKEDAEPVKLLLQQLSDLHDSLQRDKTTQWNEFLRKVRAERHREGEAAIAAATAAAEARFESPGIILPEARVADGEMIGISNLGNKGKVGRAKWNGFKTLVLGGIPVLYRAKVWSECSGATALRIPGYYEGLVSQSGEDDDAAVVSQIKMDINRTLTDNIFFRKGPGVQKLNEVLLAYSRRNKDVGYCQGMNLIAANILLITPSAEEAFWILASIIENILPHGYYDHSLISSRADQQVLRQYVRTVLPKLSAHLDSLSVELEALTFQWFLSVFTDCLCAEALFRVWDVVLCTNDGSTFLFQVALALLKLNESNLLQCDTPAGVYTYINHHMTEHAISIDGLIQASEGLRKVVRREDVEQRRAKAIQAEKDMHAGSNRTETDAVSTNTDATETGDVDEGDEDSS from the coding sequence ATGGACTTGTCCGACTCCGTCCCTGTGGCTCCTCCGTTAGAACGATCCGTCTCGCAGCAGAGCAACGTCTCGTATCGCTCCCATCGCAGCATCCGCACCGGCAAGAACCGCGCGTTCCTCAACCAcaatcatcaccacctcAGCAGCTCCGCCAGTAGCATTGCCGAGAGCGACAAGTCCCTCACCAGCTTccccagcttctcgcccgAGCTGCCCGGCACCGACCGCTTCGGCGATGACAACGCAGACCACAACCAGCTGCACGCCGCCATCCGCCAGCCCGACAGGACGGCCCGCGTCAAGGAGCTGAGCGGCGTGGGCTCGTCCATCGTCGACAGCCTGACCTGGCGCAACTCGGCGCGCGAGGCCCTGTTTGAGGATGCGCCGCTGTCGCAAACCGTACCCGGTGCGCTACATAAAGCCGATGACAAGCACCTGGAGCGACTGATTGCGAGACACGGCGCCGTGACCCTGGTGAGGCAGATCGCGGGCGACCTTGCGCAGAGAGACGCACAGATAGCGACTCTGCGGCGGCGGGCGGATGAGCGCGAGAGGGCGCTGAGAAAGATTATACGCGAGTGTGGACTGTCCagcctggagctggagacgAGGCTGCgggtggtggaggcggaACTACGCAAAAACGGACACTTTCAAAGAGACGGCGGAGGACTCAGTGATTTGATGAGCGACGCCATGCGAGACACGGTGACGGAGGCTTCGGGCACGACCAGCAGTACGATTCGCGCGCACGCCAGCAGCGTCCCCTCGGCGTCGGGTGGTAGTCCCGAGAACACAAAGGCTGGCACGGTCAAGGGGTGGAAAGACTTTCTCTGGGGTGGTACGTCGAAAAAGACATCATCGTCCAACAGACCTACGGTGATACGATCGCACTCTAGCCTCGGCCAGCGACCACCGCTGCAGGACGACCTCTTCGACCCCCCGACGACTCCGACCACTACTGGCCCTGGTCAGAACTCTAGCCGGCCGTCCAGCATACACTCGGCCAACACTCCGGAGCGCAAATCAATCGCAAGCTTGACGCTGAGGCTCGTGGCTGGCGGCGCTGTCGCAAGTcgagaggcagagaggggACGTGCTGCGAGTAGTGCTGCCCGGACGGAGACAACCAGGGCCGCATCAGCTGCTAGTAACCAGACCAGTCGTTCATCCCGAGCCGTGTCTGTTGCCGGAGGCCCCAAAGCACTCATGGCCATGGGGAGATCCACGCCCACCGCTGCCTCGGCCAGCGCGAAACTGCAGACCCAAGAGGTGCGAGGGAGCGGCTTGGGCAGCTCGCCTGGCGGATCTACCCTGCGTCCGGATAACTATGGACCCGTCGAGATGGACGCCATCCTGCCTCCAGAGTCTCAGCCTCCGACACTAACGCAGATGTACAACAACTACCCCAACAGCGAATATCTTACGGACCGATTTGGCTTCATCTATGACCAGCGGCGCAAGAAGCGGCAGCGAGAGGCTTCGCAAATGGCCCAAAACATCCGAAATGGCGATCGCAGAGAAATGATTGGAAACGGCAACAGGACGGGCATCTCGCCTAATATGCTGGGCGATCCGCCGAGCCCCAAGATGAGCGTGTCTAGTGACCCCCGGCCTGGGAGCCCCAGCTCTCAAGAGGAGAGAGCCTCGGGTGAAGAAAAGGCGAAGCGCTGGCAAGACTACCTGAAGATTGCGACGTTTCCCACAGAGTTGCTGAGCCACACGCCTGGTATAAGTGCCACGGCCGTGTCTGTGACCGAGGGCACTGACGATCGAGCAAGCACTACGTCCAGCCAACGGCTGGTTGAGCGCTCAGCCCGATCGCCTGCGATAACGCCGACGGAGTCAGGACTTGTTCCCTTGGCAAGCACTACGACGGCCGTCGACAATGAAACTACGGTCACTCAGCCACCGTCGGAGCAGCAGGACTCGACTTTTGGAACCCTCGTCAAGGAAGATGCTGAGCCcgtcaagctgcttcttcagcagctgagtGACTTGCACGACTCCCTTCAACGAGACAAAACTACACAATGGAACGAATTTTTGCGTAAAGTCAGGGCAGAGAGGCATCGTGAAGGTGAAGCCGCCATAGCTGCagccacggcggcggcagaagCTCGGTTTGAGAGTCCAGGCATCATTCTGCCAGAGGCCCGGGTTGCAGACGGTGAAATGATTGGCATTTCTAATCTGGgcaacaagggcaaggtcGGGCGGGCCAAGTGGAACGGGTTCAAGACGCTGGTGCTCGGCGGTATCCCCGTGCTGTATCGCGCCAAAGTGTGGTCCGAGTGCTCAGGGGCAACGGCGCTGCGCATCCCCGGCTATTATGAGGGACTTGTATCTCAGAgcggcgaagacgacgatgctgCGGTTGTGAGCCAGATCAAGATGGACATTAACCGGACGCTGACGGACAACATCTTCTTTCGAAAGGGCCCGGGGGTACAAAAGCTCAATGAGGTGCTCTTGGCGTACTCGCGACGGAACAAGGACGTGGGTTATTGCCAGGGGATGAATCTGATTGCGGCCAATATCCTGCTCATTACGCCGTCGGCGGAAGAAGCCTTTTGGATTCTGGCGTCGATTATCGAAAACATTCTCCCTCACGGCTACTACGACCATTCGCTGATATCCTCGCGGGCCGACCAGCAGGTCCTTCGGCAATATGTCCGCACGGTGCTCCCCAAACTGTCGGCGCATCTCGACTCGCTGTCTGTTGAGCTCGAGGCCCTGACGTTTCAATGGTTCCTCTCTGTCTTTACGGACTGCCTGTGCGCTGAGGCGCTCTTCCGGGTGTGGGACGTGGTGCTGTGTACCAATGACGGAAGCACGTTTCTCTTCCAGGTTGCGCTGGCcctgctcaagctcaacgagAGCAATTTATTACAATGCGACACGCCAGCGGGGGTTTACACTTATATCAACCACCACATGACGGAACATGCCATTAGCATTGACGGATTGATTCAGGCGAGCGAGGGGCTGAGGAAGGTTGTTCGAAGGGAAGACGTTGAGCAGCGTCGGGCAAAGGCGATTCAAGCTGAGAAAGATATGCATGCTGGATCGAACAGGACAGAGACGGATGCTGTGTCGACTAATACGGATGCGACGGAGACtggggatgttgatgagggTGATGAGGATTCGAGCTGA
- a CDS encoding enoyl-CoA hydratase/isomerase domain-containing protein has protein sequence MSKTLFTVPIPPLGPHPGGSITVTESQPAIYLLTFNSPPDNRLTTAVCKALLAALDLLESGGHPPGVLITTSAIPKFYSNGLDLQHAIDTPGFWALFYSVWNRLLTFPMPTLALLNGHTYAGGLMLAMAHDYRLAPSPKGFLCLNEVLFGAALQPPMASLFRAKLPSNSIFRKVALEGHRFTGAEAVADGLADGLCPNGVDDAIKFITERNLLEKPKKGVYGTIKAEMYKDLVRELKGAGLEAENERFANDQRVAAERKEFGKVFVEQWRKENKAKL, from the exons ATGTCCAAAACCCTCTTCACCGTCCCCATCCCCCCCCTGGGCCCCCATCCCGGCGGCTCCATCACCGTCACCGAGTCCCAGCCCGCAATCTACCTCCTCACATTCAACTCCCCGCCCGACAACCGCCTCACCACCGCCGTCTGCAAggccctcctcgccgccctcgacCTCCTCGAGTCCGGCGGCCACCCGCCCGgcgtcctcatcaccaccagcgcCATCCCCAAGTTCTACAGCAACGGCCTCGACCTGCAGCATGCCATTGACACGCCCGGCTTCTGGGCCCTGTTTTACTCTGTCTGGAACCGACTCCTAAC CTTCCCCATGCCAaccctcgccctcctcaacGGTCACACCTACGCCGGCGGCCTCATGCTCGCCATGGCCCACGACTACCGCCTCGCCCCCTCGCCCAAGGGCTTTCTCTGCCTCAACGAAGTCCTCTTCGGCGCCGCCCTCCAACCCCCCATGGCATCCCTCTTCCGCGCCAAACTCCCCTCCAACAGCATCTTCCGCAAAGTCGCCCTCGAAGGCCACCGCTTCACCGGCGCGGAAGCCGTTGCCGACGGACTCGCAGACGGATTGTGTCCCAACGGGGTGGATGATGCGATTAAGTTTATTACGGAGAGGAATTTGttggagaagcccaagaagggTGTGTATGGCACGATTAAGGCGGAAATGTACAAGGATTTGGTGAGGGAGTTGAAGGGCGCTGGGTTGGAGGCGGAGAATGAACGGTTTGCGAATGATCAGAGAGTTGCGGCGGAGAGGAAGGAGTTTGGAAAGGTGTTTGTTGAGCAGTGGCgcaaggagaacaaggcgAAGCTGTGA
- a CDS encoding glycosyl transferases group 1 domain-containing protein, translating to MSPQGDVQNPISGTPQGTVVFFHPDLGIGGAERLVVDAAVGLQEQGHHVVIFTNHCDPGHCFDECRDGTLDVRVRGAWPIPMSILNRLTILCAILRHLQLLVQITLSGELQALKPRAFIVDQLSAGLPLMRFLYPDTPILFYCHFPDLLLAQGRQSALKRLYRVPFDWIEEWSMGFAQAVAVNSEFTKGVVARTWPRLREKVDTKVVYPCVDTTLKQDDASAEGDVFGNGDYKIILSINRFERKKDIGLAVKAFAAIPKAQRRGVRLVLAGGYDHRVAENVEYHAKLQQLASSHSLSHHTLTSFDASSLSAIPSDASVLFLLSIPNSIKTSLLRAARVLVYTPSNEHFGIVPLEAMLSRVPVLAANTGGPVETIQDSKTGWLRDPENVDAWSSVMGGVLDMPDSDLRRMGADGEERVRSLFGRKNMALRLESSLNEILAKKLARSSLFVPIAVIVSLALGALAVYVQLQ from the exons ATGTCGCCGCAAGGAGACGTGCAGAACCCTATATCGGGCACGCCTCAGGGCACAGTTGTGTTTTTCCATCCGGATTTGGGGATTGGCGGCGCCGAGAGGCTGGTTGTCGATGCGGCGGTTGGGCTGCAGGAGCAGGGACACCATGTGGTCATTTTCACAAACCACTGCGATCCGGGCCATTGCTTTGACGAGTGTCGTGATG GCACCCTCGATGTTCGTGTCCGCGGCGCATGGCCCATTCCCATGTCCATCCTCAACCGCCTCACCATCCTCTGCGCCATCCTGCGccacctccagctcctcgtccAAATCACCCTCTCCGGCGAACTCCAAGCCCTCAAGCCCCGCGCCTTCATCGTCGACCAGCTCTCCGCCGGCCTGCCCCTTATGCGCTTCCTCTACCCCGACACGCCGATTCTCTTCTACTGCCACTTTCCCGATCTCCTGCTTGCCCAGGGTCGGCAGTCGGCGCTCAAGAGGCTGTATAGGGTGCCGTTTGATTGGATTGAGGAGTGGTCCATGGGGTTTGCGCAGGCGGTGGCTGTGAATTCGGAGTTTACAAAGGGTGTTGTTGCGAGGACGTGGCCGAGGTTGAGGGAGAAGGTGGATACGAAGGTGGTGTATCCGTGTGTTGATACGACTTTGAAGCAGGATGATGCTTCAGCTGAGGGCGATGTTTTTGGTAACGGCGACTACAAGATTATTCTCAGCATTAACCGGTTCGAGCGAAAGAAGGATATTGGATTGGCTGTCAAGGCGTTTGCTGCCATTCCCAAAGCGCAGCGCAGGGGAGTTCGTCTTGTTCTCGCAG GTGGCTACGATCACCGTGTTGCCGAAAACGTCGAATATCACGCCAAACTCCAACAACTCGCCTCTTCCCACTCTCTCAGCCACCACACCCTCACTTCCTTCGAcgcctcctccctctctgcGATCCCAAGCGATGCCTCcgtcctcttcctcctttccaTACCAAACTCTATCAAGACATCGCTCCTCCGCGCGGCTCGCGTCTTAGTCTACACACCCTCCAACGAGCATTTCGGCATTGTGCCCCTCGAAGCCATGCTTTCTCGCGTGCCCGTTCTCGCTGCTAACACTGGTGGCCCCGTTGAGACGATACAAGATTCCAAGACTGGCTGGCTGCGTGATCCTGAGAATGTAGATGCTTGGTCCAGCGTTATGGGCGGTGTGCTTGACATGCCCGACAGCGATCTTCGTCGCATGGGTGCTGATGGTGAAGAACGTGTCCGATCTCTGTTTGGTCGCAAGAACATGGCCTTGCGGTTGGAATCATCTTTAAACGAGATTCTTGCGAAAAAGCTGGCTAGGTCGTCTTTATTTGTCCCTATTGCGGTCATTGTTTCTTTGGCATTAGGTGCATTAGCTGTCTACGTGCAGTTACAATAG
- a CDS encoding ankyrin repeats (3 copies) domain-containing protein, translating into MKGLEKRQKQLVEEEDHLVPKKHELLMGRTKARDIQDGALKQMLRVRKLCRKLPLDGCEETKTLFREAVEGGGMAVVRLLVAVTAINNGEWLPLITASSRGDIRTVRKLLSAGAAADGMDSIFGRTALSWASAGGNKAVVQLLLNKSADVNSQDNDGWTPMHWASERGHEDVVRLLLDRGAQIGYRKTLRGHCQSISTLVFSPGSEFIATGSHEGVIEIWDTATGECQ; encoded by the coding sequence ATGAAAGGACTTGAGAAGCgacagaagcagctggtcgaagaagaagaccacCTCGTTCCAAAAAAGCACGAACTATTGATGGGTAGAACAAAGGCTAGGGATATTCAAGATGGTGCGCTTAAACAAATGCTACGAGTGCGGAAACTGTGTCGCAAATTGCCACTTGACGGATGCGAAGAAACCAAAACACTCTTTCGAGAGGCTGTGGAGGGCGGAGGCATGGCAGTCGTCAGGCTTCTTGTTGCAGTGACGGCTATAAACAATGGTGAATGGTTACCGTTGATCACTGCGTCTAGCAGAGGGGATATCCGTACCGTTAGGAAACTTCTCTCCgccggagctgcagctgatggCATGGACAGCATATTTGGTCGGACCGCGCTCAGCTGGGCGAGCGCCGGCGGTAACAAAGCTGTCGTGCAACTTCTTCTCAACAAATCTGCAGATGTCAACTCGCAAGATAACGATGGATGGACGCCAATGCACTGGGCCTCGGAGAGAGGACATGAAGATGTAGTACGCCTTCTGCTTGATAGAGGCGCCCAGATTGGCTATCGAAAGACACTTCGCGGCCATTGTCAATCCATCAGTACCTTGGTCTTCTCTCCTGGCTCAGAGTTCATAGCAACAGGCTCGCACGAGGGCGTCATCGAGATCTGGGATACCGCAACAGGCGAGTGCCAATAA
- a CDS encoding WD domain, g-beta repeat domain-containing protein has protein sequence MRLINTKTLKLEEFSEGSIPPYAILSHTWGNDAEELSFREVENGIIDKPGVVVRNGTTDKLAVGSTKLRGCCQQAVEDGLGYAWIDTCCIDKTNLVELSEAINSMFRWYNRATVCYAYLSDVPNGDDPPKPESKFRSSRWFQRGWTLQELLAPKHLRFYNVKWRYIGTKGTISNVIKDITHVPRQFLLGISRLHTASVAQRMSWAAGRETKRAEDLAYCLLGIFGISMPMIYGEGGEQAFFRLQEQIMKTTRDDSILAWDLDDKFYASHPRDRDGGVLAPDPSHFANSGQIIARQHADNPLHSLDMVGGSLRIHLPLLTTASGQIFGLLNCGPALNPHKIVSIPLARATPVASNEYVRPRRVPSVLRTVAASRPPPELVHIKKDGQNDAFIKTNKKHWLYEEDLFAQIDLTLVDVEPTSCWDTQTNLISPLNSDDSSSLIFLRFRHAKAGSQDFVTILERSQLELDTDPQLATVICSTVTCSRNSPLQEVAEDLRLRLASPEATGKQSARNEVLQLRIKSEPAEGGIISIKPEAILFQADATVHTFENADLILDLKRLIRERREIISQRDGLRIRSEAYSDHVRLAGEERDKVERQIKELEGMKRRLVEQVEDSARELHYLGQEQTKLEERQDYLSNQMSLAYTQLDKLNDEDKYQVGYALSQEVVGNNDVEVIEHIVATISEATAMLIAASNKRDVDTVRRLLTIGVEPDGKDGQFGRTALSWASENGSESIVRLLLDTGKVDVNSQDNNGRSPLQWASEKKFDDIARLLLANGAKMDCQRTLLAHERSVYSVALSHDSKLIVSGSWMAIKIWDTATGECCQTMQGHKRGVNSVAFSHDSKLIASGSDDCTIKVWDAATGQCYQTLKGHAMQINSVAFSHDSNLIVSGSDDDTMMLWDSATGQRLHVLYDQYRDHFSSVAFSHNSKYIVSGYDSGRAILWDSITGEVVQTLEAHHDYIESVAFSHDSKFIISGSNDKTIKIWDSTTGKCQQTLHGHLNCVNAVVFSHDSKFIASGSQDGTIKLWDSVTGKCQQTLDNCEARIYSIAFSHDSKILVSGSEGGIIKIWDTSIWFSHRVGNQEDGKCPELTTRREGKETKKHGYCFQTSTKPDVSVSVQLTTRN, from the coding sequence ATGCGCCTGATCAACACCAAGACGCTCAAGCTAGAGGAATTCTCAGAAGGCAGCATTCCTCCGTATGCGATCCTTTCGCATACTTGGGGAAACGATGCAGAAGAGCTCTCGTTTCGTGAAGTCGAAAATGGGATAATTGATAAACCAGGCGTTGTTGTCCGAAATGGGACGACGGACAAGCTAGCAGTTGGATCGACCAAGCTCCGAGGATGTTGTCAACAAGCCGTGGAAGACGGCCTTGGATATGCCTGGATCGACACCTGCTGCATTGACAAAACCAACTTAGTGGAGCTCAGCGaggccatcaactccatgttCCGATGGTACAACCGCGCGACTGTCTGCTATGCCTACTTGTCTGACGTCCCCAACGGCGATGACCCCCCGAAGCCCGAGTCGAAATTCCGATCAAGCCGTTGGTTCCAGAGAGGATGGACTTtgcaagagcttcttgcgcCAAAGCACTTGCGGTTCTATAATGTAAAATGGCGGTACATAGGCACCAAGGGAACTATAAGCAATGTGATTAAAGACATTACTCATGTGCCCCGGCAATTCCTGTTGGGTATTTCCAGGCTGCACACTGCAAGCGTTGCGCAGCGCATGTCATGGGCCGCaggaagagaaacaaaaagggcaGAAGACCTCGCATATTGTCTACTGGGTATATTTGGTATATCAATGCCAATGATCTACGGAGAGGGTGGTGAGCAGGCCTTCTTCCGGCTACAGGAACAGATtatgaagacgacgagagatGATTCTATCCTCGCCTGGGACCTTGACGACAAATTCTACGCGTCTCATCCCCGAGACCGAGACGGAGGCGTACTGGCACCTGATCCGTCGCATTTTGCAAATTCTGGCCAGATCATCGCTCGGCAGCACGCTGACAATCCGCTTCACTCGCTCGACATGGTTGGCGGTAGCCTTCGTATTCATCTGCCGCTGCTTACGACAGCCTCTGGTCAGATATTTGGATTGCTAAACTGCGGACCTGCTCTGAATCCTCACAAAATCGTCAGTATTCCTCTTGCAAGAGCAACACCGGTTGCATCTAATGAATATGTCCGGCCCAGGAGAGTGCCTTCAGTGCTGCGGACGGTGGCCGCGTCGCGTCCTCCACCCGAGCTTGTCCACATCAAGAAAGATGGCCAGAACGATGCATTCATAAAGACTAATAAAAAGCATTGGCTTTATGAAGAGGATTTGTTTGCTCAAATCGACCTGACCTTGGTTGACGTAGAGCCTACATCTTGCTGGGATACGCAAACAAACTTGATTTCTCCGCTAAATTCCGATGACTCTTCAAGTCTCATCTTCCTGCGATTCCGCCATGCTAAAGCTGGATCTCAAGATTTTGTCACAATACTGGAAAGGTCGCAGTTGGAACTTGACACCGATCCTCAGCTCGCCACTGTGATATGCAGCACTGTGACATGCAGCAGAAACTCGCCACTGCAAGAGGTGGCCGAAGATCTTCGGCTACGACTTGCATCTCCGGAGGCAACCGGAAAACAAAGTGCTAGGAATGAAGTACTTCAATTACGCATCAAATCGGAGCCTGCTGAAGGCGGCATAATATCTATCAAACCGGAAGCCATTCTTTTTCAGGCTGATGCCACCGTTCATACATTTGAGAATGCAGATCTGATTCTGGACTTGAAACGGCTCAtcagagaaagaagagaaataatTTCGCAGAGAGATGGGTTGAGAATCAGATCAGAAGCCTATAGCGACCATGTACGGCTAGCcggagaagagcgagacAAGGTAGAACGACAAATAAAGGAACTCGAGGGAATGAAGAGGAGACTCGTCGAACAAGTAGAGGATAGCGCTCGAGAGCTGCACTACCTTGGACAGGAACAAACAAAACTCGAGGAGAGGCAAGATTACTTATCCAATCAGATGTCACTCGCATATACCCAACTGGACAAACTGAATGACGAAGATAAATACCAAGTTGGCTACGCGCTGTCTCAAGAGGTCGTCGGAAATAACGATGTCGAGGTGATTGAGCACATAGTTGCCACGATCTCTGAGGCAACGGCCATGCTGATTGCGGCGTCGAACAAGAGAGACGTCGACACGGTTCGGCGGCTTCTTACAATCGGAGTTGAGCCCGACGGCAAGGATGGCCAGTTTGGTCGGACGGCGCTCAGCTGGGCGAGTGAAAACGGCTCCGAGTCCATCGTGCGGCTGCTTCTCGACACGGGCAAGGTGGACGTCAACTCCCAGGATAACAATGGCCGGTCGCCCCTGCAGTGGGCCTCCGAGAAGAAGTTTGATGATATTGCACGACTGCTACTGGCCAACGGCGCCAAGATGGATTGCCAACGGACGCTCCTTGCTCATGAGAGAAGCGTTTATTCAGTGGCTCTCTCGCATGACTCAAAGCTGATAGTCTCAGGGTCATGGATGGCCATTAAGATATGGGATACTGCCACAGGCGAATGCTGCCAGACGATGCAAGGCCATAAAAGAGGCGTGAATTCTGTGGCCTTCTCTCATGATTCAAAGCTTATAGCATCAGGATCGGATGATTGTACCATCAAGGTCTGGGATGCTGCAACAGGCCAATGCTACCAAACGCTGAAGGGACATGCGATGCAAATTAATTCAGTGGCTTTCTCTCACGATTCAAATCTCATTGTATCAGGGTCAGACGACGACACCATGATGCTCTGGGACAGCGCTACAGGCCAACGTTTACACGTATTATATGATCAGTATAGGGATCACTTCTCGTCAGTTGCCTTCTCTCATAATTCAAAATACATAGTTTCCGGATATGATAGCGGGCGTGCCATACTCTGGGATAGCATCACCGGAGAAGTCGTACAGACACTCGAGGCCCACCACGACTACATCGAGTCAGTTGCCTTTTCCCATGACTCaaaattcatcatctccggGTCCAATGATAAAACCATCAAAATCTGGGACAGTACGACTGGGAAGTGCCAACAAACACTGCATGGCCACTTGAATTGCGTTAACGCAGTTGTCTTCTCGCACGACTCGAAATTTATAGCATCAGGATCACAAGATGGAACCatcaagctctgggataGCGTGACAGGGAAATGCCAACAGACACTAGACAACTGCGAAGCCCGCATTTACTCGATCGCATTCTCACACGATTCAAAAATTTTAGTATCGGGATCGGAGGGTGGGATCATCAAGATCTGGGACACTTCGATATGGTTCAGCCATCGTGTCGGGAATCAAGAAGACGGGAAATGCCCTGAACTCACAACcaggagagagggaaaagaaaccaaaaaacATGGGTATTGTTTCCAAACATCCACGAAACCAGACGTGTCCGTCTCTGTACAACTGACAACGAGAAACTAG
- a CDS encoding chorismate synthase domain-containing protein, with amino-acid sequence MSTFGHYFKVTTAGESHGKSVSCIIENCPPNLALTEADIQPQLDRRRPGQSNITTPRNEKDLVTIHSGTENGLTLGTPILMTVPNKDQKPGDYGNKTMDLYPRPSHADWTYLEKYGIKASSGGGRSSARETIGRVAAGAVAEKWLREAYGVEIVAFVTSVGTIKLFGDTDAMSADPVFLSLAQTLTRADVDKFLPVRCPHEETSLRMKTLIEELSSAKDSTGGTVTCIIRNAPSGLGEPCFDKLQATLGHAMMSIPAVKGFEIGSGFLGAEMKGSKHNDPFTPAPEQLLSAAESKLGIPRSRLVTKTNHSGGIQGGISNGMPIFFRVAFKPPATISQQQTTALYDASGEGVLAAGGRHDPCVVPRAVPIVEAMAALAIADAVMAQHARQVSIQMRKSS; translated from the exons ATGTCTACCTTTGGCCACTACTTCAAGGTCACCAC AGCCGGCGAGTCACACGGCAAGTCCGTCTCGTGCATCATCGAAAACTGCCCGCCCAACCTCGCCCTCACCGAAGCCGACATCCAGCCTCAGCTCGATCGCCGCCGCCCCGGCCAGTCCAACATCACTACGCCCCGAAACGAAAAGGATCTCGTCACCATCCACTCCGGCACCGAAAATGGCCTCACTCTCGGCACTCCCATCTTGATGACTGTCCCTAACAAGGACCAGAAGCCCGGCGACTACGGCAACAAGACTATGGACCTGTACCCCCGCCCCAGCCACGCCGACTGGACCTACCTCGAAAAGTACGGCATCAAGGCCTCGTCTGGCGGCGGCCGTAGCAGCGCGCGCGAGACTATTGGTCGCGTTGCCGCTGGTGCCGTGGCTGAGAAGTGGCTGCGCGAGGCCTACGGCGTCGAGATTGTCGCCTTTGTCACCTCCGTCGGCACTATCAAACTCTTTGGCGACACCGATGCCATGAGCGCCGACCCCgtcttcctcagcctcgcccaGACCCTCACTCGCGCCGACGTCGACAAGTTCCTGCCTGTGCGATGCCCCCACGAGGAGACTTCGCTTCGCATGAAGACTCTCATCGAGGAGCTCAGTAGTGCTAAAGATAGCACGGGAGGCACCGTCACCTGCATCATCCGCAACGCCCCCTCTGGCCTAGGTGAGCCTTGCTTCGACAAGCTTCAGGCCACGCTCGGCCACGCCATGATGTCCATCCCCGCCGTCAAGGGCTTTGAGATCGGTTCCGGCTTCCTGGGCGCCGAGATGAAGGGCTCCAAACACAACGACCCCTTCACCCCGGCCCCCGAGCAGCTCTTGTCCGCCGCCGAAAGCAAGCTGGGCATTCCCCGCTCACGCCTCGTCACCAAGACCAACCACTCGGGCGGCATCCAGGGCGGCATCTCCAACGGcatgcccatcttcttccgcgTTGCCTTCAAGCCTCCCGCGACAATTAGTCAGCAGCAGACCACTGCCCTCTATGATGCCTCGGGCGAGGGCGTGCTCGCTGCCGGTGGCCGCCACGATCCCTGTGTTGTCCCACGAGCTGTGCCCATTGtcgaggccatggctgctctGGCTATTGCCGATGCCGTCATGGCCCAGCACGCGAGACAGGTGTCTATTCAGATGCGCAAGAGCTCATGA